The genomic window AAAAAACAGATTATGGATATAAAGCAGATATACTTATTGTGGCTGGATTAAATTCTAAACAGTTAGAAGAAAAGAGGATTTATATAGAGGACTTTTATGGCTGCATGGTTGTGTTTAATAAGGCTAAAAGATGTAATATAATACACGCAGAATTTATCTTTAATATAGATAAGAAAATAGAATTTAAAATAATAAAAGCAAAGCCTACCGAAATATATTTAGCTAATACTTATAGTAATGAATCTATTTTATTAGATGTTGTTAAATACCCACATCTCCTAATTACAGGAGGAACTAGATCCGGGAAATCTAAGTTAATGGATTGTATTTTAACTAATTTAATAGTTAATTGTAGTAGGTTTGAATTAGAACTTTACTTAGTGCAGGTCGCTAAAAGTGATTTAGTGTTATATGAAAACTGTAAGCAAACAAGAGCCTTTGCAGATAACTTAGAAAAAACATTAATCTTATTACAACATATAGATAAGAAAATGTTAGATAGGAACAATCTTATTAAGCCTTTAAGACAAGAGGCTAAAGCGGATAATTATTTAGATTATAACAAAGTTAATCCATTAAATGAGTTATCTACAGTATATGTGGTTTTCGACGAAATGAGTTCCTTATTTCAAGTTAAAGGGGATAATAAAGAAGCTAAAAAGTTAAAAGAAGAAATTATAAGTTTAATACGAAGGATAGCACAATTTGGCGCAGGGTTAGGAGTATTTCTTATATGTAGTTTACAGAGACCTACAGCGGATAATCTAGACCCTTTTATAAGAAGCCAATGCACTTGTATTATAAGCTTTAGACAAAACAACAGTAAGAGTTCCGAGATAGTTTTAGATGATGGGCAAATGGCATTAGGTTTAGAACAACGAGAGTTTATTTACTACACAAATAAACATAATTATGGGATAGTACCATTGGTTAATAATAAAAAAATCTACAATTATATAAAGTCTAAATTAGAAACTAAACATAGAGATTTATTTAGAGATCTCAAGAAACAAAAGTATAGAAATTGTATACCAGTAGATTTTACAAAAATAGATAAGGGTCTAGTTAAAACTAAAGAGGATAAATTAAAAGAAAATATATCTAAAATACCTAGATTTGTTCCGTATAATCCTATTAAGAAAGGAAGGGAAAAAGTTAAATGATTACAAGCAGAGATAGAAAAATTATTAATTTCATAGACAAATATGGTTTTCTTACTATAGATCAAGCAGCAAAATTATTCTTTGGCAATTTTAAAACGCAATATGATATTGCTAGAAGAAGATTAAAAAAAATTTTAGAAAATGGGGGATATATAAGAGTTTTTAAAAATACAGAAACTAATCAAATGATTTATGCTCCAGAAGATTCAAAACTAAGAAAGGTATCTAAACATGATTTACTAGTAATGGATTATGTGGCAGACATAAAAACTTTAGGAGCTGAGTTAGAAAAAATAGAGTTTGAAAAAGATTTTGATGGAGCTATAGCAGATGCTTTTATAATATTTAAACTTGGAGATTATAGATACTATCACATTTTAGAAGTTCAATTAAGGCATGATTATGTCGATATAAATAGATATAAAAATGTAATAAATACAATTCTGAATGAAACTAATAACACACTTCCTAAACTCATTATAGTTCAAAATACCAATCACGATTACACTAAAGAGAATCGAACCGATATGGAAATAATACAGTTAGACACATCTCTTAGCGATATAGCAAAAACAGTAATTTAAAACTATTCTATAGAATATCTAATATGACAAACGTACACACCGAATAGTTAGAATACTCTAAATCTCCTAACAGCTTATTTTTGAACAAATCGGATAGGAAGGGAAAAGCGGCAGCGACCTTCCGTTACATATCACAAAAGTAAAAAAATTCATTACACAAAAGTTTTAGTGATATGCTAATGCTTAGTATTTTAAGATTTGTTAAATGATAGTATAGCTTGCTTAGTTCTGTATATTTAATTGTAATTATTTGTAGTAGTTATTGTTAAATCTATGGCAAAAGTAAGGTGAAGTTTAGATACTTAGTCCAACTTTTTTACTATAGATTTATATAGTGGCTATTATAGACAATTATTCTTTAAATATATAGGGGCTAATGTAAGTAGTTACTGCCCATTTAAAACAAATTATTAAAATAAATAAACTTTTAGGAGGATTTACTATGGAACAAATGTTAGTTATGTTAAAACACTCTTTAAAGGAATTAGTGTTTTGTCTTGCTATGCTGCAAGTTGCAGGGTTACTGTTTTATATGCTAATTCCAAAATCAATTCTAAAAAGCTTTAGGATAATAGGCAGGTGTATTAAAATTATACTAATTCAAGCTAAAAACGCTTGTTTACACTTAATTACTAATTATAAAAACAAAAAACAACCTTCTTACGGTAATAAGAAAGTTGTTGTTGATGGAAAAATTATTGATTTAAGTGAGTATCAAAAAGCTAAGTAATTTTTTTACACTCTAAGATAGATAAAAACAATTAAATATTTATTATTTTTATCTATCTTATTCTTAATTATAACCTCTTAATATTATTTTATTCAAACAAAAATCATTTGTTTCATTAAATAAGTGTAAAATGGAGGATTAATATATGAATATAAGCATAATAATTAGCATGGCAGGAATAGGTGTAGGAGCAACAATAGCAGAGAAAGTGCTTAATGCTTTTGGTAAAGCAGATATGGCTAGCTTTTGTAACATAGCAGGATTGTGTGGATTAGGACTTACAGCTATAGGGATAGTTACTAAATTAATAAAAGCTTTGGCATTATTAGCATAGAGGTGAATTGAATGTTAGGCATATGTTTAATCCAAATAGCTAAAGCTGGAGCAGTAACTTTAATAGTTTCAAAAGCACTACAATGTCTTGGGAAAAGAGATTATGCAGATATAATAAAATTTTCTGGAGTTTGTATAATGGGTGTACCAGTAATAAATCTTGTTAGATATTTTATAGAAAATCCACCTTGGTTTATTAAAGTTATTCAAAAGATATTTTAAAAACTGGCGGAGCAGAAGACCTATTTATATTGTTGTTATTAATTTATTTTTTAGTGTTTATATTTAAATAGAAAAATCTCTAGATTATATTTATCTAGAGATTTTATTTGTATTTTTCTATTACTTTTATTATATCTATTATTAAATTTTTATCCTTTTTATTTTTTAAGTTTAAATTAACTCTTTCTTTCGTTCTCCCTAAAAGATAATCTAAACTTACATTAAATATGTCGGCTAATTTAATTAAGTTTTGAATACTAGGTTCATTATCTTCTGATTCATATCCAGACACAGTTTGTCTAGAAACATTTAATAGTTTTCCTAGTTCTTCTTGAGTAAGCTGTTTTTCTTCTCTCAATTCTTTAAGTCTATCCCCCAACATAAAATAATC from Clostridium sp. MB40-C1 includes these protein-coding regions:
- a CDS encoding FtsK/SpoIIIE domain-containing protein, coding for MFEKFICKMKVGKELGNFEKHWITLMANLKLYNELKQTFSLNNLEKTDYGYKADILIVAGLNSKQLEEKRIYIEDFYGCMVVFNKAKRCNIIHAEFIFNIDKKIEFKIIKAKPTEIYLANTYSNESILLDVVKYPHLLITGGTRSGKSKLMDCILTNLIVNCSRFELELYLVQVAKSDLVLYENCKQTRAFADNLEKTLILLQHIDKKMLDRNNLIKPLRQEAKADNYLDYNKVNPLNELSTVYVVFDEMSSLFQVKGDNKEAKKLKEEIISLIRRIAQFGAGLGVFLICSLQRPTADNLDPFIRSQCTCIISFRQNNSKSSEIVLDDGQMALGLEQREFIYYTNKHNYGIVPLVNNKKIYNYIKSKLETKHRDLFRDLKKQKYRNCIPVDFTKIDKGLVKTKEDKLKENISKIPRFVPYNPIKKGREKVK
- a CDS encoding helix-turn-helix domain-containing protein codes for the protein MLGDRLKELREEKQLTQEELGKLLNVSRQTVSGYESEDNEPSIQNLIKLADIFNVSLDYLLGRTKERVNLNLKNKKDKNLIIDIIKVIEKYK